ATCTCTCTGGCGGAAACGCGTCCGCTGGCCGCTGGGGTGGACGACGAGGCCGACGATGAAGAGGGGCTCAGCGCGTTGCTGCCCGCGTTTCGGGACCGCCGCCTGGCCGGGCTGCTGATTTGGGTGCTGCTGCTGGGTGTCGCCGGGAGCTGGGTGGAGGCCGTCATGCCGCTGTACGCCAGCAATCAGATGGGGATGAGCGCCGCCAGCATCGGCTATCTGTTCGCGTTTGGCGCGGGGATTAATACGGTTGGCCAGCTGGCCTTAACGAAGCTGTTTACCCGACGATCTGCATTGTTCATCACGCTCAGCGCGGGTTTGGCGCTAATCACCGCCTTTGTTTTGCTGCTGGCACATCCACACGTCGTGACGCTGGTGATGGCGGTCTGCCTCTATTCGCTGTCCCAGATGATGACCGGCCCGCTGATCCCGACGGCGGTGAACAAGTTAGCCCCGGCGCGGTTACGCGCGACCTATATGGCTGCGCTTTCGGTGGTGAGCGATTTGCAGGGATCGGTGGGGCCAGCCACCGGCACGGCACTGTTCGCGCTTTCGTTTACGCTGCCGTGGGCGGTGGGCATTCCTCTGGTCTTGCTGGCGGTAACCGGATTGGGGCTGGCGCTCTCCGCAGGGGATAAATCGGCTAACCGTTAACGTTGCGCAGCCAGGCTTCGACCTGCTGGTAATCTCCCCGGAAGACTATCTGGTCGGCCTTCTGGCTGAGCTGATAGCGGTACATCGGGTCGTAGTACTCTTTCAGCAGCGGCGACAGCCAGGCCAGATGGCCTTCGCAGGAGCCGGTTTTCCGCTGGGTTATCAACGCCTCGTCCAGCCTGGCGGTGAACTGCTGGAAGCGTTCCATGCCCAGGCGGCGGCGGATGGCGAACAGCCCGTGGTGCAGATACTCGGCGTAATCACGCCAGGCGGTTTCTTCATCGCTGACGGATAAAAACGCCTCGCTCATCTGCTGGAAGTATTCGTTTTTGAGGCGCTCCAGCCGCAGCTCGAACGGATCGTCGATCGCCACGATGCGCGAGTGCAGCATCTGTTCTCTGAAGGCTTCGGGGATATGGCGGGAGCCAATCATCCGGCCTTCATCTTCTACAATCAGCGTTTTGGGCTCGGTTGGGCTGATTTTAAGCAGGGTGACGGCGAGGTTGTTTTCGAAGCTTGCCTGAGAAGGTTGGGCGACAATCGTGCGGCCAAACGACGAGCCGCGATGGTGCGCCAGGCCTTCAAGGTCAACGCCCGTCGGCTGCGAGCGGATCAGAATAGTTTTGCCGCAGCCGGTGTTGCCGCTGACGATAATCATCGGCCACTGAGAACGGGTGTCGATTACCTGCATGGCACGCTGGCGCAGGGCTTTGTAGCCGCCGGTGACCAGTGGATATTCGATGCCATTTTCCCGCAGCCACTGCTGTACGATGTGACTGCGCATCCCGCCCCGGGCGCAGCATAAATAGCCTTCCGGCTGCTGTCGGCAGCTCTCGAGCCAGCGTTCTACCCGGCTGGCTTTAAGCTCACCGCTGACCAGCCTATGCCCCAGTTCAACGGCGGCCTGCTGACCCTGCTGCTTATAGCATGTCCCGACCTGAGCGCGTTCATCGTCGAGCATCAGCGGTAGGTTATGGGCAGCGGGCATCGCTCCCTGAGCGAACTCTACCGGGGCGCGAACGTCAATCAGCGGAATGTCGTTGAGCAGCAGGCGGTCGTAATCCTGCGTGTTGGGGCGTTTTTCCATGGCATAACCTTAGTCTGAAGCGGCGAAACGTGGGGATTGTGCGCTTCTGGTCGCGCAAAGGAAAGGGGCAGGGCTAACCGGGGCGACAGTTACCGGCCTTATGTCGTCCAACCATTCATCAAAACGGCCAGTCTGTGCCTCACTGACGGGGTTAATTTGCAGATGTGAGCCCTGTATGGAGAGTATGAATTGCAGAGGCACGTATAATTTTTAGTTTCCAAATTGTCAACCCGGCAGTAGTGCGATATTATGTTTCCAGAATGGAAACACAAGGAGAGCGAAGGATGCACGTTGTATCGAGAGCACCTTTCGATACAGCCACCAGGCAATTCCCTAATCATGCAGCGGCACTGGACGACGTATACCGGACTTTGAAGGCAGAGAACTACACTTCACCGGACGAAATGAAGAAACGATTTGCCTCGCTGGACAGAATGAAATATCGGGAGAAGTGGTGGGTGATCAATGTTGGCGGTGGGAATTTAAGGGTGATGTTTTTTGCTGATTTTGAACGTGGGAAAATCTTTATAAAGCACATAACCGCACACGACGAATACGACAAACTGACAGATTTTTACCGGAGAACAAAAGAATGATGTACACCGATGCTATCCAGGCGGCAAACAGCCTGGTTAGCATTGTCCCCCTCCTGGGGGGCAATGCCTCTCGCAAGGACTATGAAGACGCGCTGACGCTGGTTGAATACCTGATTGAACACGAGCCAGATCATCCGCTGGTGGAGATGCTGGTTGCGAAAATTGCCCAGTATGAAGATGAGGCGGAAGAGTTCGCAGAGTTTAACGACCGTATTGCAGCGTTACCGGGCGGCGTGGCCCTGCTGCGTGTCCTGATGGACCAGCACAAACTGACTCAGAGTGATTTTGAGGAAGAGATTGGCAAGAAATCGCTGGTGAGCCGTATCCTTAACGGGACTCGCTCATTAACGCTGGAGCACATGAAAGCACTTGCGCGGCGCTTCAACATTCCGCCCAGCTCATTCCTGGACGCGTAAAACAGTCCCCTGATCGAAAGATTGGGGGTTTTTGCATTAACCCCTGCCTTTGCCCGCTGTTTTGCGTCATTTAGCCGTCTGTCACTGAAGGAAATAGGTCTGACCCTCTAAAGTCAAAAAGAGGGTCAGACGAGGTGCGGTTTTACTTCACCAACTTGCTCTGCGCCCAGGCAATGCCGCTGGCGTATTCCGTCGGCAGCAGGGGAACCAGGGCTTCCAGCGAGGCGCTCAGGCGATCGGTATCGCTGTCGTTCAGGTTGAGGTGACCGACTTTGCGGCCCGGACGAACTTCTTTGTCGTACCAGTGCAGGTGCACCAGCGGCAGCTTCAGCCAGTTGTAGTTCAGGTCGGTGCCGATCAGGTTCACCATCACCGACGGGGCATTAACGACAGGCTGCGGCAGCGGCAAATCAACGATGGCGCGCAGGTGCAGTTCGAACTGGCTGATGGAGGCGCCGTTCTGCGTCCAGTGGCCGCTGTTATGTACGCGCGGAGCCAGCTCGTTGATCAGCAGGCCGGCTGGCGTGACGAAGCACTCCATCGCCATCACGCCGACGTAGCCCAGCTCGTGCATGATGGCGGTAAGCATGGTTTCGGCCTGGCGCTGCTGTTCGGCATTGGCCTGCGGGAAGGCAACGCTGGTGCGCAGAATGCCGTCCTGGTGCAGGTTGTGGGTCAGCGGATAGAAGACCGTGCTGCCGTCGTGGCCGCGCGCGCCGACCAGAGAAACCTCACCGGAGAAGTTAATGCCCTGCTCGACGATGCATTCGCCGTAGCACTCTTCCGGCAGCTGGTCGGTTTCATCGGCACGTAAGCGCCACTGGCCGCGGCCGTCGTAGCCGCCGACGCGGCGCTTCACAATCGCCAGAGAGCCAAGCTTGCTGAACACGTCCTGCCATTCGTGGCTGCCGGCAAGCAGCTGCCACGGCGCGGTGGCCAGACCGAGCTTATCGAACAGCTGTTTTTGCGTCAGGCGGTCGGCGATGATCGGGAAGATATCGCGGTTCACGAACGCGTTATGGCGCGCCAGCTCGAGGGTGAGGGCGGTTTCCGGCCAGCGCTCAATCTCGGCGGTGATCACGCTCTGGGCGAACGGCACGGCTTCCGGCTCGGCGTCCAGCCCGACAGGGTAAACGGCGATGCCCAGCGGCTCACCGGCCTGGCGGAGCATGCGCACCAGCTGGCCGTTACCTAAGACACAGACGCGCTTCATGCTTCACTCCGTGGGTCCGGATTGTCCAGCACTTCATCGGTCTGGGTCTGACGCCAGGTGGCCAGGCGCTGGCTCAGGTCGGCGTCATGCAGGGCCAGGATCTGCGCGGCCAGCAGGGCGGCGTTGGCGGCCCCGGCTTTACCGATGGCCAGCGTGCCGACCGGAATGCCGCGCGGCATCTGGACGATAGAATAAAGGCTGTCCACGCCGCTCAGAGCAGCGCTTTGGACTGGCACACCCAGCACCGGGACCAGGGTTTTTGCGGCCAGCATACCCGGCAGGTGCGCTGCGCCCCCGGCTCCGGCGATGATCACCTGGTAGCCATTGGCTTCGGCCTGCTCGGCAAAGCTGAAAAGCTTATCCGGCGTACGGTGGGCGGAGACGACTTCGACATGGTGAGGGACATTCAGGGCGGTAAGGATTTCAGCGGCGAACTGCATGGTGGCCCAGTCACTTTTGGAACCCATAACAATGGCGATACGCGCCGGGGTGTGCTCAGAAGACATGCGTCTCAAAACTCCTGTGGGTGTGCAGACATCATCGGGCGTCGGGCGCCCGCTCAGAAGGGCTCAGAGAATAGCACGAACTTCCGGCAAGGAAAACGGTTGCGTGGTTAGCTAACCGGCAAAAAGCGGGCTTAGTTATCAGAAAGGAAAGTGTATCAGCTCGACGTTTTCCGCGGTCACTTTGATCATCGACCCTTCTTCGTGCCATGCGCCAAGCACGCAGCGGAAAGCGGGTTGCCCGTTGGCGGTAAGCTCGTGGATTGCCGGGCGGTGAGTGTGCCCGTGAATCAGCCATTGAACATTGTGGCGGGTGAGGGTGTCGACCACGGCCTGCGGATTAACGTCCATAATGGCCATAGATTTGCTGCTATTTGCGGCCTTGCTGCCGGCGCGCATCCGGGCGGCAATGCGTTTGCGTATAAACAGAGGGAAGGCAAGAAACAGCGCCTGAAGCCACGGCTGGTGAACCTTGCGGCGAAACGCCTGATAGCCTTCGTCGTCGGTACATAGCGTGTCGCCGTGCATAATAAGCACTTTGCGGCCATAGAGGTCGAGCAGCTTCTCTTCCGGCAGCAGCGTCATGCCGCTGGCTTTGGCGAAGCGTTTGCCGAGCAGGAAGTCGCGGTTGCCGTGGATGAAGTAGCAGGGCACGCCTGAATCAGCCAGCGCTTTGATCGCGGCGGCGATTTGCTGGTGCAGCGGTTCCGGGTCGTCATCGCCAATCCAGGCTTCGAACAGGTCGCCGAGGATGTAAAGTGCATCTGCCTTACGAGCTTCACCGGCCAAAAAACGCAGAAAACCGGCGGTGATCGCCGGTTCTTCTGAGCAGAGGTGTAAATCTGCAATAAACAGCGTCGACATTATTCGTTTACGGTTACGCTTTCGATAATAACGTCTTCTTTCGGTACATCCTGGTGCATACCGCTGCGGCCGGTGGAAACGCCTTTGATTTTCTCAACCACGTCCATCCCTTCAACCACTTCTGCAAATACGCAGTAGCCCCAACCCTGCAGGCTTTCGCCGCTGAAGTTCAGGAAGTCGTTGTCGGCAACGTTGATGAAGAACTGTGCGGTAGCAGAGTGCGGAGCCTGGGTACGAGCCATTGCCAGCGTACCGCGGGTGTTTTTCAGGCCGTTATTCGCTTCGTTCTGAATGGTGTCTTTAGTCGCTTTCTGCTTCATACCCGGTTCGAAACCGCCGCCCTGGATCATAAAGCCGTTGATCACACGGTGGAAAATGGTGTTGTTGTAGAAGCCTTCGCGGCAGTAGTCCAGGAAGTTTTTAACGGTAACAGGCGCTTTATCATCAAAAGTTTTGATGACGATGTCGCCGTGATTAGTGTGAAAAGTAACCATGCTTGCATCCTATGAGTGTCAGAGAGTACGACAGCAAACGGTGCCGTCGTACCAGCACGCTGTTATAGCATAACGCTACATCATAGTCAGTAATGCAAAGCAGGCTGACGTTGGGGAAAATAATCGGGTAAGATAACCCGGAGTATTCTTCCACACGCTTACATGGAATCCCCTGATGTTAAAAATATTTAATACACTGACTCGCCAAAAAGAGGAATTCAAACCTATTCATGCCGGAAGGGTAGGCATGTACGTGTGTGGTATCACCGTTTACGATCTGTGTCACATCGGCCATGGCCGTACTTTTGTTGCCTTTGACGTCGTGGCCCGCTACCTGCGTTTCCTGGGGTATGACCTGAACTATGTGCGTAACATCACCGATATCGACGATAAAATCATCAAGCGCGCCCATGAAAATGGCGAAGGCTTTGTTGAGCTGGTGGACCGCATGGTGGTGGAAATGCACAAAGATTTCGACGCGCTGAACATTTCACGCCCGAACAGCGAGCCGCGTGCGACCCAGCATATCCCGGAAATCATCGAAATTGTTGAACAGCTGCTGGCGCGCGATCACGCCTATGTGGCTGAGAACGGCGACGTGATGTTCTCGGTGCTGACCGATCCGAATTACGGCCTGCTGTCTCGCCAGGATCTGGACCAGCTCCAGGCCGGCGCGCGCGTTGACGTGGTTGACGTGAAGCGTAACCCAATGGACTTCGTGCTGTGGAAAATGTCCAAGCCGGGCGAGCCTGCGTGGACTTCTCCGTGGGGCGAAGGCCGTCCGGGCTGGCATATCGAATGTTCCGCCATGAACTGCAAAGAGCTGGGTAACCACTTTGATATTCACGGTGGCGGCTCTGACCTGATGTTCCCGCACCACGAGAACGAAATCGCGCAGTCTACCTGTGCCCACGACGGCGAGTACGTCAACACCTGGATGCACTCTGGGATGGTGATGGTTGACCGCGAGAAGATGTCCAAATCGCTGGGCAACTTCTTCACCGTGCGTGACGTGCTGAAGTATTACGACGCGGAAACCGTGCGTTACTTCCTGATGTCCGGCCACTACCGCAGCCAGCTGAACTACAGCGAAGAGAACCTGAAACAGGCTCGCTCGGCGCTGGAGCGTCTTTACACCGCGCTGCGCGGGACAGACAGCAGCGTTGCTCCTGCTGGCGGCGAAGCCTTTGAAGCCCGCTTCCGCGAAGCGATGGACGACGACTTCAACACCCCGGAAGCCTACTCCGTGCTGTTTGATATGGCTCGTGAAGTGAACCGCCTGAAAGCGGAAGATCCTGCGGCGGCCAACGGCCTGGCGGCGGAGCTGCGTAAGCTCTCCGCGATTCTGGGCCTGCTGGAGCAGGATCCGGAGCAGTTCCTGCAGGGCGGCGCGCAGGCGGACGACGGCGAAGTGGCGGAGATCGAAGCGCTGATCAAGCAGCGTAACGATGCGCGTAAGTCAAAAGACTGGGCGCTGGCGGACCAGGCGCGTGACCGTCTGAACGAGATGGGCATCGTGCTGGAAGATGGCGCGGGCGGCACGACCTGGCGTCGTAAGTAACTTTATTTCATATATGAAAAAGCGGCTCAATGAGCCGCTTTTTTTATGGCTGGCCGCTGTAGCGCGGCCTTATTGGCAGGTGCTTTATTCAGGTGCTGAAGTGCGAATCAGGTAATCAAACGCGCTCAGGGAAGCTTTAGCGCCTTCGCCGGTCGCGATGATGATCTGTTTGTAAGGCACGGTGGTGCAGTCGCCCGCGGCGAATACGCCCTTCACGGTGGTCTCACATTTCGCATCGATGATGATTTCACCCATGCGGTTGCGCTCCACGCTGCC
This region of Cedecea lapagei genomic DNA includes:
- a CDS encoding MFS transporter; amino-acid sequence: MALFTSPLIAYRRPHVLGFILYFIVGLVDGAIVPFFPLWAQQSAAIPVEFIGLLFGCYAGGELLAAPFIGGIADRVGRRPVLIISATGVGAGFIALFFAHGVFAAAAVLIVIGLFESVLHPTIYTIVADATPAAEHRRQFSIMRVCSGAGAIAGPLLGTVLVQEGLGYVFLAGGSVMVVGGLMLAISLAETRPLAAGVDDEADDEEGLSALLPAFRDRRLAGLLIWVLLLGVAGSWVEAVMPLYASNQMGMSAASIGYLFAFGAGINTVGQLALTKLFTRRSALFITLSAGLALITAFVLLLAHPHVVTLVMAVCLYSLSQMMTGPLIPTAVNKLAPARLRATYMAALSVVSDLQGSVGPATGTALFALSFTLPWAVGIPLVLLAVTGLGLALSAGDKSANR
- the mnmH gene encoding tRNA 2-selenouridine(34) synthase MnmH — encoded protein: MEKRPNTQDYDRLLLNDIPLIDVRAPVEFAQGAMPAAHNLPLMLDDERAQVGTCYKQQGQQAAVELGHRLVSGELKASRVERWLESCRQQPEGYLCCARGGMRSHIVQQWLRENGIEYPLVTGGYKALRQRAMQVIDTRSQWPMIIVSGNTGCGKTILIRSQPTGVDLEGLAHHRGSSFGRTIVAQPSQASFENNLAVTLLKISPTEPKTLIVEDEGRMIGSRHIPEAFREQMLHSRIVAIDDPFELRLERLKNEYFQQMSEAFLSVSDEETAWRDYAEYLHHGLFAIRRRLGMERFQQFTARLDEALITQRKTGSCEGHLAWLSPLLKEYYDPMYRYQLSQKADQIVFRGDYQQVEAWLRNVNG
- a CDS encoding type II toxin-antitoxin system HigB family toxin produces the protein MHVVSRAPFDTATRQFPNHAAALDDVYRTLKAENYTSPDEMKKRFASLDRMKYREKWWVINVGGGNLRVMFFADFERGKIFIKHITAHDEYDKLTDFYRRTKE
- a CDS encoding helix-turn-helix domain-containing protein, whose translation is MMYTDAIQAANSLVSIVPLLGGNASRKDYEDALTLVEYLIEHEPDHPLVEMLVAKIAQYEDEAEEFAEFNDRIAALPGGVALLRVLMDQHKLTQSDFEEEIGKKSLVSRILNGTRSLTLEHMKALARRFNIPPSSFLDA
- the purK gene encoding 5-(carboxyamino)imidazole ribonucleotide synthase translates to MKRVCVLGNGQLVRMLRQAGEPLGIAVYPVGLDAEPEAVPFAQSVITAEIERWPETALTLELARHNAFVNRDIFPIIADRLTQKQLFDKLGLATAPWQLLAGSHEWQDVFSKLGSLAIVKRRVGGYDGRGQWRLRADETDQLPEECYGECIVEQGINFSGEVSLVGARGHDGSTVFYPLTHNLHQDGILRTSVAFPQANAEQQRQAETMLTAIMHELGYVGVMAMECFVTPAGLLINELAPRVHNSGHWTQNGASISQFELHLRAIVDLPLPQPVVNAPSVMVNLIGTDLNYNWLKLPLVHLHWYDKEVRPGRKVGHLNLNDSDTDRLSASLEALVPLLPTEYASGIAWAQSKLVK
- the purE gene encoding 5-(carboxyamino)imidazole ribonucleotide mutase, whose protein sequence is MSSEHTPARIAIVMGSKSDWATMQFAAEILTALNVPHHVEVVSAHRTPDKLFSFAEQAEANGYQVIIAGAGGAAHLPGMLAAKTLVPVLGVPVQSAALSGVDSLYSIVQMPRGIPVGTLAIGKAGAANAALLAAQILALHDADLSQRLATWRQTQTDEVLDNPDPRSEA
- the lpxH gene encoding UDP-2,3-diacylglucosamine diphosphatase, producing MSTLFIADLHLCSEEPAITAGFLRFLAGEARKADALYILGDLFEAWIGDDDPEPLHQQIAAAIKALADSGVPCYFIHGNRDFLLGKRFAKASGMTLLPEEKLLDLYGRKVLIMHGDTLCTDDEGYQAFRRKVHQPWLQALFLAFPLFIRKRIAARMRAGSKAANSSKSMAIMDVNPQAVVDTLTRHNVQWLIHGHTHRPAIHELTANGQPAFRCVLGAWHEEGSMIKVTAENVELIHFPF
- the ppiB gene encoding peptidylprolyl isomerase B → MVTFHTNHGDIVIKTFDDKAPVTVKNFLDYCREGFYNNTIFHRVINGFMIQGGGFEPGMKQKATKDTIQNEANNGLKNTRGTLAMARTQAPHSATAQFFINVADNDFLNFSGESLQGWGYCVFAEVVEGMDVVEKIKGVSTGRSGMHQDVPKEDVIIESVTVNE
- the cysS gene encoding cysteine--tRNA ligase; the encoded protein is MLKIFNTLTRQKEEFKPIHAGRVGMYVCGITVYDLCHIGHGRTFVAFDVVARYLRFLGYDLNYVRNITDIDDKIIKRAHENGEGFVELVDRMVVEMHKDFDALNISRPNSEPRATQHIPEIIEIVEQLLARDHAYVAENGDVMFSVLTDPNYGLLSRQDLDQLQAGARVDVVDVKRNPMDFVLWKMSKPGEPAWTSPWGEGRPGWHIECSAMNCKELGNHFDIHGGGSDLMFPHHENEIAQSTCAHDGEYVNTWMHSGMVMVDREKMSKSLGNFFTVRDVLKYYDAETVRYFLMSGHYRSQLNYSEENLKQARSALERLYTALRGTDSSVAPAGGEAFEARFREAMDDDFNTPEAYSVLFDMAREVNRLKAEDPAAANGLAAELRKLSAILGLLEQDPEQFLQGGAQADDGEVAEIEALIKQRNDARKSKDWALADQARDRLNEMGIVLEDGAGGTTWRRK